One genomic region from Bradyrhizobium icense encodes:
- a CDS encoding NAD-dependent epimerase/dehydratase family protein — protein MRILITGSMGYVGPILTRHLRQKFPDAELIGFDTAFFAHNLTGAIRLPESLLDRVHFGDIRNFPPELLDGVDVVVHLAAISNDPMGKEFEGVTEAINEKASVALARMAEQRGVGRFIFASSCSIYGAAEGRPKRESDQLNPLTAYARSKVAMENALRSSNAGNMTVTCLRFATACGMSDRLRLDLVLNDFVASALATGEITVLSDGTPWRPLIDVADMARAIEWAIGRDADRGGRVLVVNAGSNTGNYQVRDLADVVAAELPGTKVSINTAAPPDLRSYQVDFSLFAELAPAHLPAVPLAQSVKNLYAGLKGMRFSDKEFRSSSLMRLKTLKDHIAVGRLSADLRWQ, from the coding sequence ATGCGCATTCTTATTACCGGTTCGATGGGTTATGTCGGCCCTATCCTTACACGCCACCTTCGGCAGAAATTTCCAGACGCCGAATTGATCGGGTTCGATACTGCATTCTTTGCCCACAACCTTACGGGAGCGATCAGGCTGCCTGAGTCGCTGCTGGATCGCGTTCATTTCGGCGATATCAGAAATTTTCCGCCGGAACTGCTCGATGGGGTCGATGTCGTCGTTCATCTGGCTGCGATTTCCAACGACCCGATGGGGAAGGAATTCGAGGGGGTCACCGAAGCCATCAACGAAAAGGCCAGCGTTGCGCTTGCGCGGATGGCGGAGCAGCGCGGCGTCGGTCGCTTCATATTCGCTTCGAGCTGCAGCATTTACGGCGCCGCCGAAGGTCGCCCCAAGCGCGAAAGCGACCAGCTCAATCCCCTCACCGCCTATGCGCGGTCCAAGGTTGCGATGGAAAACGCGCTTCGCTCGAGCAATGCAGGCAACATGACGGTCACCTGCCTGAGGTTTGCCACCGCTTGCGGCATGTCGGATCGGTTGCGGCTCGACCTGGTCCTCAACGACTTTGTCGCGAGTGCACTGGCCACCGGCGAGATCACCGTGCTCAGCGACGGGACGCCGTGGCGGCCACTGATCGACGTAGCCGATATGGCACGCGCCATTGAATGGGCCATCGGACGCGATGCGGACCGTGGCGGACGGGTTCTTGTGGTCAACGCCGGCAGCAACACGGGAAATTATCAAGTCCGCGACCTGGCCGATGTCGTGGCTGCCGAACTGCCGGGTACCAAGGTAAGTATCAACACGGCGGCACCGCCGGATTTGCGCTCCTATCAGGTTGATTTTTCACTGTTCGCTGAACTGGCTCCTGCGCATCTTCCCGCGGTCCCGCTCGCTCAGTCCGTCAAAAATCTCTACGCCGGATTGAAAGGAATGCGGTTCTCGGACAAGGAGTTTCGCTCGTCCTCGCTGATGCGGCTCAAGACGCTCAAGGACCACATTGCGGTGGGCCGCCTGTCTGCCGACCTCCGCTGGCAATAA
- the rfbF gene encoding glucose-1-phosphate cytidylyltransferase codes for MRAVLLAGGLGTRFAEETDVRPKPMIEIGGKPILWHIMKIYSSHGINDFIICLGYKGYVIKEYFSNYFLHQSNVTFDLRENRMEVLEKHAEPWRVTLIDTGEETMIGGRIKRILPYIGDDDAFCLTYGDGVADIDITESIAFHRREGRLATVTGTQPPGRFGAINHQGPRVTGFQEKPRGDGNWINGGFFVLSPKVGDYIEGDATVWEKEPMTNLATAGQLSVFLHDGFWHPMDTLRDKRYLEDLWSSNKAPWKKW; via the coding sequence ATGCGCGCAGTATTGCTGGCCGGAGGCCTGGGAACCAGATTTGCCGAGGAGACCGATGTTCGTCCCAAGCCGATGATCGAAATCGGCGGCAAGCCGATCCTGTGGCACATCATGAAGATCTACTCTAGCCACGGCATCAACGACTTCATCATCTGCCTCGGCTACAAGGGCTACGTGATCAAGGAATATTTCTCCAACTACTTCCTGCATCAGTCGAACGTCACTTTCGACCTTCGCGAAAACAGGATGGAGGTTCTGGAGAAACATGCCGAACCGTGGCGGGTGACGTTGATCGACACCGGCGAAGAAACCATGATCGGCGGCCGCATCAAGAGAATCCTACCCTACATCGGCGATGACGATGCCTTCTGCCTGACCTACGGCGACGGCGTGGCCGATATCGACATCACCGAAAGCATCGCCTTCCATCGGCGCGAGGGGCGTCTTGCGACCGTGACCGGCACGCAGCCGCCCGGCCGCTTCGGCGCCATCAACCATCAGGGGCCCCGCGTTACCGGATTTCAGGAGAAGCCGCGCGGCGACGGCAACTGGATCAACGGCGGCTTCTTCGTGCTCTCGCCGAAGGTTGGCGACTACATCGAAGGCGACGCGACCGTCTGGGAAAAAGAGCCGATGACGAATCTGGCAACGGCCGGCCAGCTCAGCGTATTCCTCCACGACGGATTCTGGCACCCGATGGATACGTTGCGGGACAAGCGATATCTGGAAGATCTTTGGTCAAGCAATAAGGCCCCCTGGAAGAAATGGTGA
- a CDS encoding H-NS family nucleoid-associated regulatory protein, protein MNKKPNFDGMSVDELWQLHEELSQVLSVRLTSEKRELEKRLAQLRREKEMRQTESADPQRAPRERRKYPRVFPKYRNPEEPSETWSGRGKQPRWLTAALKTGHKIEEFVIGKPEGSGESPRRRRA, encoded by the coding sequence ATGAACAAGAAGCCAAATTTCGATGGAATGTCGGTAGACGAGTTATGGCAGCTCCATGAGGAGCTTAGTCAGGTGCTATCGGTTCGACTGACGTCGGAAAAGCGTGAGCTCGAGAAGCGCTTGGCCCAACTCCGGCGTGAGAAGGAGATGCGTCAGACGGAATCCGCGGACCCGCAAAGGGCACCTCGCGAGCGCCGGAAGTACCCGCGCGTATTCCCAAAATATCGAAATCCCGAGGAGCCTTCCGAAACCTGGTCGGGGCGCGGCAAGCAGCCTCGCTGGCTCACGGCCGCTCTGAAGACCGGCCACAAGATCGAGGAGTTCGTGATTGGCAAGCCGGAAGGTAGCGGCGAGAGTCCTCGACGCCGCCGCGCGTAG
- a CDS encoding GspE/PulE family protein — translation MAFDIQQLLRPATPRSLGPELPGPKHAGFAQAFSDLLVGKDLVDPAAIGRARRAADAASERFDLVLVKLGLISEADLCLAYATYCGLPLIEPVDLPARPVLADRLQLSFLKTNRILPISCDGRRLLLATADPFVDEAAEAISYMLDVRVDLAVIAPAEIERALRTLYLDAASETHAEETDGIAIAGNDGSEFDVERLRDIANEAPVIRLVNQIIARAVERGASDVHIEPGRDAVAVRYRIDGFLQQERLVPATLRAALTTRMKIMAKLDIAERRLPQDGRIKTVVRGVEIDIRVSTLPTVFGESVVMRILDRTRVELDFTKLGLDGRTQESLRRLMALPNGIILVTGPTGSGKTTTLYTALKDLNRPELKLFTVEDPIEYQLSGINQIQVQPQIGLDFPTALRSILRQDPDIVMIGEIRDLETARIAIQAALTGHLVFSTLHTNSAIAAITRLIDIGLERYLLASTIAGVMAQRLVRKLCPACARPHSDSERAHGKFKMAISANPQVDWSHSREPVGCEACSNTGYSGRTTISELLVIDDAIREAIGRRSQDQRAVEQLAREAGFHTLYEDGLVKVGAGETSLEEVLRVTRAS, via the coding sequence ATGGCATTCGATATCCAGCAATTGTTGCGCCCGGCCACGCCGCGGAGCCTGGGACCGGAACTGCCGGGGCCAAAGCACGCCGGCTTCGCGCAGGCGTTTTCCGACCTTCTGGTCGGCAAGGACCTGGTCGACCCCGCCGCCATCGGCCGGGCCCGGCGGGCAGCAGACGCGGCCTCCGAGCGTTTCGACCTCGTGCTGGTCAAGCTCGGCCTGATTTCCGAGGCCGACCTCTGCCTCGCCTATGCCACCTATTGCGGCCTGCCGCTGATCGAACCGGTGGATCTCCCGGCCCGGCCCGTTCTGGCTGACCGCCTGCAGCTCTCCTTCCTCAAGACCAACCGGATCCTGCCGATCTCGTGCGACGGCCGGCGCCTCTTGCTCGCCACTGCCGATCCCTTCGTCGACGAGGCCGCAGAGGCCATCAGCTACATGCTCGACGTCCGTGTCGATCTCGCCGTGATTGCTCCAGCGGAAATTGAGCGCGCCCTGCGGACGCTGTATCTGGACGCGGCGTCCGAGACGCACGCCGAGGAGACCGACGGCATCGCGATCGCCGGCAACGACGGTAGCGAATTCGACGTCGAGCGCCTGCGCGACATCGCCAACGAAGCGCCGGTCATTCGGCTGGTGAACCAGATCATTGCGAGAGCCGTCGAGCGTGGCGCCTCCGACGTGCACATCGAGCCAGGACGCGATGCGGTGGCCGTTCGCTACCGGATCGACGGCTTTTTGCAGCAGGAACGTCTGGTACCCGCAACGCTGCGGGCCGCGCTGACGACGCGCATGAAGATCATGGCCAAGCTCGATATCGCCGAGCGGCGGCTGCCGCAGGATGGCCGCATCAAGACCGTGGTACGCGGCGTCGAGATCGATATCCGTGTCTCGACCCTGCCGACGGTGTTCGGCGAAAGCGTCGTGATGCGAATCCTCGATCGGACCCGGGTGGAGCTGGACTTCACCAAGCTCGGGCTCGACGGCAGGACGCAGGAAAGCCTGCGTCGCCTGATGGCGCTTCCGAACGGCATCATTCTCGTCACCGGCCCGACCGGCAGCGGCAAGACGACGACGCTCTACACCGCTCTGAAGGATCTCAACCGGCCCGAGCTGAAACTGTTCACCGTGGAAGATCCGATCGAATATCAGCTCTCCGGGATCAACCAGATCCAGGTCCAGCCGCAGATCGGTCTCGACTTCCCGACGGCGCTTCGCTCGATCCTGCGCCAGGATCCGGATATCGTCATGATCGGCGAAATCCGCGACCTCGAAACCGCGCGCATCGCCATCCAGGCGGCGCTGACCGGCCATCTGGTATTCTCGACCCTGCACACCAACAGCGCGATTGCCGCGATCACGCGCCTGATCGACATCGGACTGGAGCGTTACCTGCTCGCCTCGACGATCGCAGGCGTGATGGCGCAGCGCCTGGTCAGAAAGCTCTGCCCAGCTTGCGCGCGGCCGCACAGCGATAGCGAACGCGCACACGGCAAGTTCAAGATGGCGATATCAGCCAATCCGCAAGTCGATTGGTCGCACAGCCGCGAGCCGGTTGGCTGCGAGGCGTGCAGTAATACCGGCTATAGCGGCCGGACCACGATATCGGAACTGCTGGTGATCGACGATGCCATCCGCGAAGCGATCGGAAGAAGGAGCCAGGACCAGCGCGCGGTCGAGCAGCTTGCGCGTGAAGCAGGCTTTCACACGCTCTACGAGGATGGCCTGGTGAAGGTCGGGGCCGGCGAGACTTCGCTCGAAGAAGTCCTGCGCGTCACCCGCGCGTCCTAA
- a CDS encoding type II secretion system protein GspK produces MIWTLGLITLLGMAVIVGARYRTKTSSNYASVAAAEMAAESAVNLAIATALAATPEQAVNFPLRCRLPGGERATITVEEETGKIDLNTASSAALTRFFTALTGDQSRGIRIASEIVAFRSPKAQATPATKPAESRFTTVMQLDQIDGMSPRLFRTALRHVTVRSGRPEPDMEAASPATLRLLNVQPKQTLGKRGLPAGGSITIRADISASDGTRFIREALVSLEGGNGRPFVIREWRRGDIDPSSARQERTQGAAHACLRLRDATSS; encoded by the coding sequence GTGATCTGGACGTTGGGCCTGATTACATTGCTTGGAATGGCTGTCATCGTCGGCGCGCGTTACCGCACCAAGACATCGTCGAACTACGCCTCGGTCGCCGCGGCCGAGATGGCCGCCGAGAGCGCGGTCAACCTCGCAATTGCCACGGCGCTGGCGGCAACGCCCGAGCAGGCCGTTAATTTTCCGTTGCGTTGCCGGTTGCCTGGCGGCGAACGCGCAACGATCACGGTCGAGGAAGAGACCGGAAAGATCGACCTGAACACGGCATCCTCGGCGGCGCTGACGCGCTTCTTCACCGCCCTCACGGGCGATCAGTCGAGAGGCATCCGCATCGCCTCGGAGATCGTCGCATTTCGCAGTCCAAAGGCGCAAGCCACGCCGGCTACCAAGCCGGCTGAATCACGCTTCACGACCGTGATGCAGCTCGATCAGATCGACGGCATGTCGCCCCGGCTGTTTCGGACGGCGCTTCGCCATGTCACGGTTCGCTCTGGACGGCCGGAGCCCGACATGGAAGCTGCCTCTCCCGCTACGCTCAGGTTGCTCAACGTCCAGCCGAAGCAGACTCTCGGCAAGCGAGGGTTGCCCGCAGGCGGCAGCATCACCATTCGTGCCGATATCAGCGCCTCGGACGGCACGCGCTTCATACGAGAGGCGCTGGTCTCACTGGAAGGCGGAAACGGACGTCCCTTCGTCATCCGCGAATGGCGGCGCGGGGATATCGATCCATCAAGCGCGCGGCAGGAACGCACTCAAGGCGCGGCGCACGCATGCCTGCGCCTTCGCGATGCGACGTCAAGCTGA
- a CDS encoding undecaprenyl-phosphate glucose phosphotransferase produces the protein MSIGADIGNKVGQIDQSAGGPPARFSSNAVPYLLSTADAFVILLSSVAGGIGYQLTIGNLVPNILPHCAVGLLASFIHILRMSGSGYYDFPDSAKPRVEIGEILICWFTTGLLLAFFAFLLKVGVDYSRGAFVVFYFVAPAGLLVVRKGTKVALAAAVSRGVIGRRDIVLIGDLHEIAALEPRDLLVFFGTSEVSRFTLSSDDDLQKRESTDVNVINAAANFIRRNNCREVMLAMPWEDTGRLEFIREHVKTLPVAVRLLPDIRVRTLTNYASSARQRVLAIEIQRAPLSAAERFVKRVMDIVIAALALVFFLPIMALTAIAIKLDSPGPVIFRQFRKGFNGKQFMMFKFRTMTVQENGPAVMQATRDDPRVTSIGRLLRSASIDELPQLLNVLKGDMSLIGPRPHALAHDNYFETVLSEYAFRHHVKPGMTGWAQCNGARGGTPTIEHISERVKLDLWYINNWSLWLDVQIVIKTFFEVLRKRNAY, from the coding sequence ATGTCGATTGGAGCGGATATTGGCAACAAGGTAGGCCAGATCGACCAATCCGCTGGCGGTCCTCCCGCTCGTTTCTCCAGCAATGCGGTCCCCTATCTCTTGTCGACCGCAGATGCGTTCGTGATCCTGCTGTCCAGCGTGGCAGGTGGCATCGGCTACCAGTTGACCATCGGCAACTTGGTACCGAACATTCTCCCGCATTGCGCGGTCGGGTTGTTGGCGAGCTTCATTCACATCCTGCGCATGAGCGGCAGCGGCTACTACGATTTTCCTGACAGCGCCAAACCGCGTGTCGAGATCGGCGAAATACTGATCTGCTGGTTTACGACGGGGTTGCTGCTCGCGTTCTTTGCGTTCTTGCTCAAGGTCGGCGTCGATTATTCGCGCGGCGCCTTTGTGGTGTTTTATTTTGTCGCGCCGGCAGGATTGCTCGTCGTCAGGAAGGGTACCAAGGTGGCTCTGGCGGCTGCCGTTTCCAGAGGTGTGATCGGCCGACGCGATATCGTGCTGATCGGTGATCTCCACGAGATCGCCGCGTTGGAGCCGAGGGATCTTCTGGTTTTCTTCGGCACCTCTGAGGTCAGCCGCTTCACGCTCAGTTCGGACGACGACCTCCAGAAGCGTGAGTCGACCGACGTCAACGTCATCAATGCAGCGGCAAACTTTATCCGGCGCAACAATTGTCGCGAAGTGATGCTCGCCATGCCCTGGGAGGATACGGGCCGGCTTGAGTTCATCCGCGAGCACGTCAAGACGCTTCCAGTTGCGGTGCGGCTGCTGCCCGACATCCGCGTTCGAACGTTGACGAATTATGCGTCGTCGGCGCGCCAGCGCGTCCTGGCGATCGAAATTCAACGTGCGCCGCTCAGTGCCGCGGAACGCTTCGTCAAGCGCGTGATGGACATTGTCATCGCGGCGCTGGCGCTGGTGTTCTTTCTGCCGATCATGGCGCTCACGGCCATCGCCATCAAGCTGGACAGTCCCGGGCCGGTTATTTTCCGGCAATTCCGCAAGGGATTTAATGGCAAGCAATTCATGATGTTCAAATTCCGAACCATGACCGTGCAGGAAAACGGGCCCGCTGTGATGCAGGCTACCCGCGACGACCCCCGGGTGACATCCATCGGCCGGCTGTTGCGATCGGCAAGTATCGATGAATTGCCGCAGCTATTGAACGTCCTTAAGGGAGATATGTCCCTGATCGGTCCGCGTCCTCATGCGCTGGCCCATGACAATTATTTCGAGACGGTATTGAGCGAGTATGCGTTCCGGCATCACGTCAAGCCCGGCATGACCGGCTGGGCGCAATGCAACGGCGCGCGCGGGGGCACACCGACGATCGAGCACATCTCCGAGCGCGTAAAACTCGACCTCTGGTACATCAACAACTGGAGCCTGTGGCTGGACGTCCAGATAGTGATCAAGACCTTCTTCGAGGTATTGCGTAAGCGCAACGCCTACTGA
- the rfbC gene encoding dTDP-4-dehydrorhamnose 3,5-epimerase codes for MKFHPTPLHGAYTIELEKRGDDRGFFARFFCQKEFEAAGVPMSIVQINNSLSAKAGTLRGMHYQVAPAAEIKVVRCIRGALFDAIVDLRPDSPTFGQWFGVELTAENRTMIFVPQGFAHGILTLTDDTEAFYLVNAFYAPEQERGLRFDDPRFGIEWPRQPVEVSPKDQSWPDFDPVFHGIESLRGLT; via the coding sequence GTGAAGTTTCACCCTACGCCGCTTCATGGCGCCTACACGATCGAACTCGAAAAGCGCGGCGACGACCGGGGGTTTTTCGCGCGCTTCTTTTGCCAGAAGGAATTCGAAGCGGCCGGCGTGCCGATGTCGATCGTTCAGATCAACAACTCCCTCAGTGCGAAAGCCGGCACCCTGCGCGGGATGCACTATCAAGTGGCGCCGGCCGCAGAAATCAAGGTGGTGCGCTGTATCCGCGGGGCGCTCTTTGATGCCATCGTCGATCTGCGGCCGGACTCCCCAACCTTCGGCCAATGGTTCGGCGTCGAACTCACCGCGGAAAACCGAACGATGATTTTCGTTCCGCAGGGGTTTGCACACGGCATTCTGACGCTCACCGACGATACGGAGGCGTTCTATCTGGTGAATGCGTTCTACGCTCCCGAACAGGAGCGCGGCCTACGCTTCGACGATCCGCGATTTGGGATCGAGTGGCCGCGCCAGCCCGTCGAGGTTTCGCCCAAGGACCAAAGCTGGCCGGACTTCGACCCGGTATTCCACGGCATCGAATCCTTGCGAGGCCTGACGTGA
- a CDS encoding NAD-dependent epimerase/dehydratase family protein, with protein sequence MRILLTGGSSFTGLWFARSLAARGHTVVAPLKGSNYSGLRGSRVAELRCVAEIVEDCPFGSDRFLDLAGTGSWDLLCQHAAQTGDYRNPDFDVIGAVTDNTKNLVAVLKKMMDRSLTGVVLTGSVFEQDEGAGDAPLRAFSPYGLSKGLTWQYYRFLSETLHFNLGKFVIANPFGPFEEPRFCSYLTRSWFKGEVPTVRTPLYVRDNIHVDLLAKAYATFAEKVPPHHGITKFNPSFYVESQGAFAQRFASEMSSRLGIACPVTLLQQQEFAEPMVRINTDRIDGAEFGWSEAAAWDAEAAFYRQAAN encoded by the coding sequence GTGAGAATCCTACTGACCGGAGGCAGCTCGTTTACCGGTCTATGGTTTGCGCGCAGCCTTGCCGCGAGAGGCCATACCGTCGTCGCGCCCCTCAAGGGCAGCAACTATTCGGGCCTGCGCGGCAGTCGCGTGGCCGAGCTTCGCTGTGTTGCCGAAATCGTCGAAGACTGCCCATTTGGCTCGGATCGCTTTCTCGATCTCGCAGGCACCGGCTCATGGGACCTGTTGTGCCAGCATGCGGCCCAAACCGGCGACTACCGCAATCCGGACTTCGACGTCATTGGCGCCGTCACCGACAATACGAAGAACCTTGTCGCGGTCCTGAAGAAGATGATGGATCGCAGCCTGACCGGCGTCGTACTCACCGGCTCCGTATTCGAACAGGACGAAGGTGCCGGCGACGCACCGCTCAGAGCTTTCTCACCGTACGGACTGTCGAAGGGCCTCACCTGGCAATACTATCGCTTCCTCAGCGAAACCCTCCATTTCAATCTCGGGAAGTTCGTGATCGCGAATCCCTTTGGCCCGTTCGAGGAGCCGCGGTTCTGCAGCTATTTGACCCGCTCTTGGTTCAAGGGCGAAGTGCCGACAGTACGCACGCCGCTGTACGTGCGGGACAACATCCATGTTGATTTACTGGCGAAAGCCTACGCGACCTTTGCTGAGAAAGTCCCTCCGCATCACGGCATAACGAAGTTCAATCCGAGCTTTTATGTCGAGAGCCAGGGCGCGTTTGCTCAACGCTTTGCCAGTGAAATGTCATCGCGCCTTGGGATCGCCTGTCCCGTGACGCTGCTGCAACAACAGGAGTTCGCCGAACCGATGGTCCGGATCAACACGGATCGGATTGACGGCGCCGAATTCGGCTGGAGCGAAGCGGCGGCCTGGGACGCCGAGGCTGCGTTCTACCGGCAGGCCGCAAATTAG
- the gspD gene encoding type II secretion system secretin GspD, which yields MDGGNGSMIGGTYSKRKAVGADGNVVLNLASVPLQQAAKTVLGDMIGVNYVVDPRVDGVISVQTTRPVSKAEALEMFQTALAPIGAVLVQSRGTYRIAPADQAATGAIVTGDGPADSAIAGNGVRVVSLKYVSATEVARVLEPMVPRGAIVQADDARNILALKGSPAEIESMLDSISVFDVDVMKGMSFAVVPVKTSQPDKMVDELKAIFASEKEGPLKGRVRFIANTRLGAILVVTSQPSYLPRAQTWIRRLDAKAAGSERQLHVYQVQNRPVAELASVLQSMFSNEMKVVKQPTRSVSPRSRQASFSGSSARAPGPGGSVTDMDQGAAAGLLRGGVNPGNNDLQSLQRALNNEPDALTADSMEPPPSSGSAPGGEPPLKIVADETKNSLLVMANDRDYQRVLRVIQGLDVVASQVLIEAVIAEVTLNDKLQYGVQWQLSKKGTPTASFSNALTGGVASVFPGFNYAVNAASIAATLSALNALTRVNVISTPSLMVLDNKTARLQIGDQVPITTQTATSTVTAQTAIVNSITMQDTGVILSVTPRINESGRVQLEIEQEVSAVVKTTSSGIDSPTIQQRRVKTTVVVNDGEVLALGGMIQEQASKTSNQIPLLGDIPGLGAAFSNRGDQVQKTELVILITPKVVRDGTESRLVTEEYRRKMHVYMPHTTSRERTPANTLHRITSQ from the coding sequence ATGGACGGCGGCAACGGCAGTATGATCGGCGGGACGTATTCGAAGCGGAAGGCAGTCGGCGCAGACGGCAACGTAGTACTCAATCTGGCAAGCGTCCCTCTTCAGCAGGCCGCCAAGACCGTCCTCGGCGACATGATCGGGGTGAACTACGTGGTCGATCCTCGCGTCGACGGAGTCATTTCCGTGCAAACGACGCGACCGGTCAGCAAGGCCGAGGCGCTGGAGATGTTCCAGACCGCACTGGCGCCGATCGGCGCGGTGCTGGTGCAGAGCCGCGGCACTTACCGGATTGCCCCGGCCGACCAGGCCGCCACGGGCGCGATCGTGACCGGCGACGGTCCAGCCGACAGCGCCATCGCCGGTAACGGCGTTCGCGTGGTTTCCCTGAAATACGTTTCCGCCACCGAAGTCGCGCGCGTGCTCGAGCCGATGGTGCCGAGAGGTGCCATCGTGCAAGCCGACGATGCACGCAACATTCTCGCGCTCAAGGGCTCTCCGGCGGAGATCGAGAGCATGCTGGATTCGATTTCGGTGTTCGATGTCGATGTCATGAAGGGCATGTCGTTCGCCGTGGTCCCGGTGAAAACCTCCCAGCCGGATAAGATGGTCGACGAACTGAAGGCGATCTTTGCTTCCGAAAAGGAGGGGCCACTCAAGGGGCGCGTGAGGTTCATCGCGAACACCAGGCTTGGGGCGATCCTGGTCGTGACGTCGCAGCCGAGCTATTTGCCGAGAGCGCAGACCTGGATCAGGCGGCTCGATGCCAAGGCGGCCGGCTCCGAGCGGCAGCTTCACGTCTATCAGGTGCAGAACCGGCCGGTGGCCGAACTCGCCAGCGTGCTGCAGTCGATGTTCTCGAACGAAATGAAAGTGGTGAAGCAGCCGACGCGCAGTGTTTCACCGCGATCAAGGCAGGCAAGCTTCTCCGGAAGCTCGGCCCGGGCGCCCGGACCGGGTGGCTCGGTGACGGATATGGATCAGGGCGCAGCGGCCGGGCTTCTCCGGGGCGGTGTCAATCCTGGCAACAACGATCTGCAGAGCCTGCAGCGCGCGCTGAACAACGAGCCGGATGCATTGACGGCGGATTCGATGGAGCCGCCGCCGTCGTCCGGCAGCGCGCCGGGCGGCGAACCGCCGCTCAAGATCGTGGCCGACGAAACGAAGAACTCGCTGCTCGTCATGGCCAATGACCGGGATTACCAGCGCGTGCTTCGCGTCATCCAGGGGCTCGATGTCGTCGCCAGCCAGGTGTTGATCGAGGCGGTCATTGCGGAAGTGACGCTTAACGACAAGCTGCAGTATGGCGTGCAATGGCAGCTCTCCAAGAAGGGCACGCCGACCGCCTCGTTTTCGAACGCGCTGACCGGTGGCGTGGCGTCGGTTTTTCCGGGTTTCAACTACGCCGTCAACGCGGCCAGCATAGCGGCAACGTTGAGCGCATTGAACGCGCTCACGCGCGTCAACGTCATTTCGACCCCCTCGCTGATGGTCCTCGATAACAAGACGGCCAGGCTGCAGATCGGCGATCAGGTGCCGATCACCACGCAGACCGCAACGAGCACGGTGACGGCGCAAACCGCGATCGTCAATTCGATCACCATGCAGGATACCGGCGTGATCCTTTCGGTGACGCCGCGCATTAACGAGAGCGGCAGGGTGCAGCTCGAGATCGAACAGGAAGTCAGCGCCGTGGTGAAGACCACTTCATCCGGGATCGACTCGCCGACTATCCAGCAGCGCCGGGTGAAGACCACCGTCGTCGTCAACGATGGCGAAGTGCTCGCGCTCGGCGGCATGATCCAGGAGCAGGCCAGCAAGACCAGCAACCAGATCCCGCTGCTCGGCGACATCCCTGGGCTCGGTGCCGCGTTCTCCAACCGCGGCGACCAGGTTCAGAAGACCGAACTCGTCATCCTGATCACGCCCAAGGTGGTCCGCGACGGCACGGAAAGCCGTCTCGTGACCGAAGAATACCGGCGCAAGATGCACGTCTATATGCCGCACACGACGTCGCGCGAGCGTACGCCGGCCAACACCCTGCATCGGATTACGTCACAGTGA